A DNA window from Vigna unguiculata cultivar IT97K-499-35 chromosome 10, ASM411807v1, whole genome shotgun sequence contains the following coding sequences:
- the LOC114166283 gene encoding RING-H2 finger protein ATL3, protein MGSTPTTVSGDNSLGESDTIEITGKVMVVAIIFLFMVVVFVLVLHLYAKWFWWNMEENAAPQPRQRRRRRRRFVFAPGQDPVTYETHQVGLDPSVLKSLPVLVFQPENFKEGLECAVCLSEIIEGEKARVLPKCNHGFHVDCIDMWFHSHSTCPLCRNPVGFESSKTSEENDFSENTESSSNEENSDAVSGLRSSNFPTNVLVWGNHTQVSSFGVSLEEEEGSSQQATFPPSSTSSSSSSDGNNVNGRCYGMLVIDIPSECTSSSLSPSGSRCVEEEVKSPMAATLRSFKRLLSRDRKLSPCSPSSVDVEQAQS, encoded by the coding sequence ATGGGTTCAACTCCGACCACCGTGTCTGGTGACAACTCATTGGGTGAATCTGATACAATAGAGATAACCGGGAAGGTCATGGTGGTGGctataatatttcttttcatGGTGGTTGTGTTTGTTCTCGTGCTTCATCTCTATGCAAAATGGTTCTGGTGGAACATGGAGGAGAACGCCGCCCCTCAACCTCGCCAGCGGCGGCGGAGGCGCCGCCGGTTTGTCTTCGCTCCCGGGCAAGACCCGGTGACCTATGAGACTCATCAAGTTGGGCTTGACCCTTCAGTTTTAAAGTCCTTGCCGGTGTTGGTGTTCCAACCTGAGAACTTCAAAGAAGGTTTGGAGTGTGCAGTTTGTCTCTCTGAGATCATTGAAGGGGAAAAGGCCAGAGTTTTGCCCAAATGCAATCATGGGTTTCATGTGGATTGCATTGACATGTGGTTCCATTCTCACTCCACTTGCCCTCTTTGTAGGAACCCTGTTGGTTTTGAATCCTCTAAGACAAGTGAGGAGAATGATTTCTCAGAGAACACTGAATCATCATCAAATGAAGAGAATTCAGATGCTGTGAGTGGTTTACGGTCTTCAAATTTTCCCACAAATGTGTTGGTTTGGGGAAACCACACACAAGTTAGTTCTTTTGGAGTTTCcttggaagaggaagaagggagTTCTCAGCAGGCAACTTTTCCTCCATCATCtacatcatcttcttcttcttcagacGGTAACAATGTTAATGGTAGATGTTATGGAATGTTGGTGATTGATATTCCAAGTGAGTGTACTTCATCCTCTTTATCCCCTTCTGGAAGTAGGTGTGTTGAAGAAGAGGTGAAATCACCGATGGCTGCCACATTGAGGTCATTTAAGAGGCTTTTGAGCCGGGACAGAAAGCTAAGTCCTTGTAGTCCAAGTTCTGTAGATGTTGAACAAGCACAGAGCTAG
- the LOC114166356 gene encoding uncharacterized protein LOC114166356: protein MCFLLKMMKSPSHATFEECQFYDYGFDLQQDFCQFLEEAKQHGKEQKLKSSSVYPEESRKAGSEKEKKGKKSWKSSLTSWWKSDRKSNHGEKTTKNSKPRGGSGHAHSSGPMYKSCKSSDGKHWRPSSGPLVSLFKPTKREENEIPYISLQQQNHSPLADQNYGPLYMVT, encoded by the exons atgtgttttttgcTGAAAATGATGAAATCTCCATCACATGCAACATTTGAAGAGTGTCAGTTTTATGACTATGGATTTGATCTGCAACAAGACTTTTGCCAG TTCTTGGAGGAAGCAAAGCAACATGGAAAGGAACAAAAACTGAAGAGTTCATCAGTGTACCCAGAGGAATCCAGGAAAGCAGGATcggagaaagagaaaaaggggAAGAAATCATGGAAAAGTTCTCTGACTTCATGGTGGAAATCTGATAGGAAAAGCAATCATGGTGAAAAAACCACCAAGAATTCTAAACCAAGGGGTGGTTCTGGTCATGCTCATTCTTCTGGTCCAATGTATAAGTCCTGCAAAAGTTCTGATGGAAAACATTGGCGTCCTTCATCTGGTCCTCTTGTAAGCCTTTTCAAACCCACAAAGAGAGAGGAAAATGAGATACCCTACATTTCTCTCCAACAACAAAATCATAGCCCTCTTGCTGATCAGAACTATGGACCCCTCTATATGGTCACTTGA
- the LOC114167174 gene encoding ubiquitin-conjugating enzyme E2 34-like: MAEKSCIKRLQKEYRALCKEPVSHVVARPSPSDILEWHYVLEGSEGTPFAGGYYYGKIKFPPEYPYKPPGISMTTPNGRFMTQKKICLSMSDFHPESWNPMWSVSSILTGLLSFMMDNSPTTGSVNTTTAEKQRLAKSSLSFNCKNATFRKMFPEYVEKYNQQQLSEQAAQERVPSEASPDKSSKSVVENKLESSGQDMRRVDGLKDMRKNRKPFPTWMMLLLFSIFGVVMALPLLQL, translated from the exons ATGGCGGAGAAATCATGCATCAAGCGCCTTCAGAAGGAATATAGGGCCCTCTGTAAA GAGCCAGTTTCTCATGTTGTGGCTCGTCCTTCACCCAGTGATATTCTTGAATGGC ATTATGTGTTGGAGGGAAGTGAAGGAACACCTTTTGCAG GTGGATATTACTATGGAAAAATCAAGTTTCCTCCTGAATATCCGTATAAACCTCCTGGAATCAG CAtgactacacctaatggacggTTCATGACACAAAAAAAGATCTGTTTGTCTATGAGCGACT TTCATCCGGAAAGTTGGAATCCCATGTGGTCTGTATCAAG CATATTAACAGGACTTCTTTCGTTCATG ATGGACAACAGTCCAACCACTGGCAGCGTAAACACAACTACCGCTGAGAAGCAACGTCTTGCAAAATCTTCCCTTTCTTTCAACTGTAAGAA CGCAACATTCAGGAAGATGTTCCCTGAGTATGTGGAGAAGTACAACCAGCAACAACTTTCTGAACAGGCTGCTCAAGAGCGGGTCCCATCAGAGGCGTCTCCTGACAAGAGTTCCAAGTCAGTTGTGGAGAACAAATTAGAATCCTCAGGACAAGACATGAGAAGAGTAGATGGGTTAAAGGATATGAGGAAAAACAGAAAACCATTTCCCACATGGATGATGTTATTACTCTTCTCCATCTTCGGGGTTGTAATGGCGTTACCTCTGCTTCAGCTGTGA